Proteins encoded by one window of Rhodothermia bacterium:
- the ruvA gene encoding Holliday junction branch migration protein RuvA: MITYLQGLLASKKPTEAILDLQGVGYLVLIPTSSYQTLPEVGQNIRLFIHYYVNNNTDTIALYGFATQTERSVFELLIGVSGIGPKMGLAVLSAMSPSELQEAMTNNGTDLLTKIPGVGKKTAERMIVELKDKFATLDLPRNATLAANTTPEKAAARADALSALEALGLSRAIAEKKLRLVLRNHPTITSAQDLIRLALRENA, from the coding sequence ATGATTACCTATTTACAGGGGCTATTGGCTTCTAAAAAACCTACCGAGGCCATTCTTGACCTCCAAGGCGTTGGATATTTGGTGTTAATTCCCACCTCATCCTATCAAACATTGCCCGAAGTAGGCCAAAATATCCGTCTTTTTATTCATTATTATGTAAATAACAACACCGATACCATTGCCCTTTATGGTTTTGCTACACAAACCGAACGTAGCGTATTTGAATTGCTCATTGGCGTATCCGGCATAGGCCCCAAAATGGGCTTAGCGGTTCTATCGGCTATGAGTCCAAGCGAATTGCAAGAAGCGATGACAAACAATGGTACTGATTTGTTGACCAAAATCCCAGGTGTAGGTAAAAAAACTGCGGAGCGGATGATTGTGGAGCTGAAAGACAAATTTGCCACCTTAGACTTGCCCAGAAACGCAACCTTGGCCGCGAATACCACACCGGAGAAAGCGGCTGCACGGGCAGATGCCCTTTCCGCACTTGAGGCATTGGGGCTTTCTCGCGCCATTGCTGAAAAAAAACTCCGATTGGTGCTACGCAACCATCCCACCATAACCTCTGCACAGGACTTGATTCGCCTTGCCTTACGCGAAAATGCGTGA
- a CDS encoding response regulator transcription factor — translation MPRILLVDDEPDLLQLLRYRLEREGFEVFWAEDGQEALHKLREIRPDLVVLDVMMPRMDGVETCKRIRNDAAFAQVPILMLTARTTENDEILGLEAGADDYLPKPISTHLFISRLRALLRRTLPETAPELEVASMFDIRVDRERYLVLRTLNNGTEEEIRLPRKEFELLYFLITHPGKVYSRQEILNQVWGSEVLVVDRTVDVHVRKIREKLGEDYIETVKGVGYRFKL, via the coding sequence ATGCCCCGCATTTTATTGGTTGATGACGAGCCAGACCTGCTCCAGTTGCTACGTTACCGCTTGGAACGGGAAGGTTTCGAGGTGTTTTGGGCCGAAGATGGCCAAGAAGCGCTACATAAATTACGCGAAATCCGTCCGGACTTAGTGGTATTGGATGTGATGATGCCCCGTATGGATGGTGTAGAGACGTGTAAACGGATCCGAAACGACGCTGCTTTTGCCCAAGTTCCCATCCTAATGCTTACGGCCAGAACCACCGAGAACGATGAAATCTTGGGATTAGAGGCTGGGGCGGATGATTATTTGCCTAAACCTATCTCTACGCACCTTTTCATCAGCCGACTACGCGCCCTACTCCGGAGGACATTGCCGGAAACTGCTCCAGAATTAGAGGTCGCTTCGATGTTTGATATTCGGGTAGATCGAGAGCGGTACTTGGTGCTGCGTACCTTAAACAATGGCACTGAAGAGGAAATCAGGCTTCCTCGAAAAGAATTTGAATTGCTTTATTTCCTCATCACACATCCGGGCAAGGTCTATTCCCGCCAAGAAATTTTGAACCAAGTTTGGGGAAGTGAGGTATTGGTGGTGGATCGGACAGTGGATGTCCATGTCCGCAAAATCCGTGAGAAATTAGGAGAAGACTACATTGAAACAGTGAAAGGGGTTGGATATCGGTTTAAACTATAG
- a CDS encoding histidine kinase, translating into MPETGRPKLKIDELALKMAFLAAALMATLVAIGYFAHNFLSFQLLILLSIPSMGLASYFAARFFLTSRIELAHSTLRRIRKRNFEGIDNTKPPHGDALDELVRQVYRIGHTMQSEINRLKQLENYRREFLGDVSHELKTPIFAVQGFAETLLDGALEDEAVNRVFIEKILRNAERLNNLVEDLASISMIETGELKMNLHPFELQTLVQDVADELEPLMLKNEIQLFIFIPENLSSVKADRDRIRQVLANLLTNAAKYNRSGGRIEVTARRIGAKDVYISVSDDGLGIAPEHLDRLTERFYRVDKSRSRDQGGTGLGLAIVKHILEAHKSHLDVESTLGKGSTFSFLLPIQPITINLEPTPIIQSQPS; encoded by the coding sequence ATGCCCGAAACAGGACGCCCAAAATTGAAAATAGACGAGTTGGCCTTGAAAATGGCCTTCCTTGCTGCGGCGTTGATGGCCACATTGGTCGCAATAGGATATTTTGCCCACAATTTTCTTAGCTTTCAACTCCTCATTTTGCTCTCCATACCGTCCATGGGATTGGCTTCCTATTTTGCAGCACGTTTCTTTCTTACCAGCCGGATCGAATTAGCGCACTCCACCCTAAGAAGAATCCGAAAACGAAACTTTGAAGGTATAGACAATACCAAACCCCCGCACGGCGACGCCTTAGACGAGCTGGTACGGCAGGTTTACCGCATTGGCCATACCATGCAATCCGAGATTAATCGTTTGAAACAACTCGAAAACTATCGTCGCGAGTTCTTGGGTGATGTTTCACATGAGCTTAAAACCCCAATTTTTGCCGTTCAAGGTTTTGCGGAAACCCTATTGGATGGCGCCTTGGAAGACGAGGCCGTTAACCGTGTGTTTATAGAGAAAATTCTTCGGAACGCAGAGCGGCTAAACAACTTGGTGGAGGACTTGGCTTCGATTTCGATGATCGAAACAGGTGAACTTAAAATGAATCTTCACCCGTTTGAACTTCAAACCTTGGTACAGGATGTGGCCGACGAACTAGAGCCATTGATGCTGAAGAACGAAATTCAATTATTTATTTTTATCCCGGAAAACCTAAGTTCTGTAAAAGCGGATCGCGACAGAATCCGGCAAGTTCTGGCCAATTTATTAACCAATGCAGCAAAGTATAACCGATCTGGCGGACGTATCGAAGTAACTGCTCGTAGGATTGGGGCAAAAGATGTCTATATTTCGGTATCGGATGATGGGTTGGGCATTGCACCGGAGCACTTAGACCGGCTTACTGAGCGGTTTTATCGGGTGGATAAGAGTCGCTCCCGCGACCAAGGTGGGACAGGCTTGGGTTTGGCGATTGTTAAACACATTCTAGAAGCCCATAAAAGCCATTTGGACGTAGAAAGTACCTTGGGTAAAGGCTCCACATTTTCCTTTTTGTTACCCATCCAACCCATCACGATAAACTTGGAGCCTACCCCGATCATCCAAAGCCAACCAAGCTAA
- a CDS encoding MarR family transcriptional regulator translates to MLYTAQDLYAPGQLAIDNLIATANWMMNELTKGLAPYQITLAQYKVLLYLYHRYPTHVNVSQIGENLVDRTPDVTRLLDRLEKQNWIARKRADHDKRIVEVHMTEAGLTLVDAVRELHDRIIERLSGILSNAEHLLLIDYLERLRRAPL, encoded by the coding sequence ATGCTTTATACGGCACAAGACTTGTATGCACCCGGACAATTGGCCATTGACAACCTCATTGCAACGGCTAATTGGATGATGAACGAACTGACAAAAGGACTGGCGCCTTACCAAATCACCTTGGCACAATATAAGGTGTTGCTCTATTTGTATCATCGATACCCGACGCATGTGAATGTTTCCCAGATTGGTGAGAACCTTGTAGATCGAACGCCGGACGTGACGAGACTCTTAGACCGCTTAGAAAAGCAGAATTGGATCGCTCGGAAGCGTGCCGACCATGACAAGCGCATTGTAGAAGTGCATATGACCGAAGCGGGGCTAACGTTGGTAGATGCCGTAAGAGAACTGCACGACCGGATTATTGAACGCTTATCGGGGATTTTATCAAATGCAGAGCATCTTTTACTGATAGACTATTTAGAACGGCTCCGACGTGCCCCACTTTAA
- a CDS encoding DoxX family protein, translated as MKQIEVVILNPRIGRILFSLPFLLFGVKQLLAAPIIGGVMPKWVPFGLVFVHLAGLCQIAAAISIYTQKHTRLAMTLLSVLLGLYILVIHLPGVIAGGPEALKYLWALLKDAGLMGGAILLGAGIEAEAPVPETPSS; from the coding sequence ATGAAGCAAATAGAGGTAGTGATCTTAAACCCACGCATCGGTCGGATTTTGTTTTCATTGCCCTTTTTATTGTTTGGTGTGAAGCAGTTGCTGGCAGCGCCAATTATTGGTGGGGTGATGCCTAAATGGGTTCCTTTTGGCTTAGTGTTTGTACATCTCGCTGGCCTTTGCCAAATTGCGGCAGCCATCAGCATTTATACCCAGAAGCATACGCGGTTGGCGATGACACTGCTTTCAGTACTTTTAGGCTTGTATATACTCGTTATCCACCTTCCGGGTGTCATTGCTGGAGGGCCGGAAGCCCTGAAGTATCTTTGGGCGCTCCTCAAAGATGCGGGGCTAATGGGTGGCGCCATACTACTTGGTGCTGGAATAGAGGCCGAAGCGCCCGTACCCGAGACCCCAAGTTCTTGA
- a CDS encoding DUF721 domain-containing protein: MKHHKPKKLDAVLDSLIDKWGIRERIETAKVIEAWANLAGPQINGVTEAVWFKNGRLFVHIISPAWRQELYMRRAEWLRRLNEELETGRVEEIVFR; the protein is encoded by the coding sequence ATGAAACACCATAAACCCAAAAAATTGGATGCCGTTTTAGATTCCCTTATCGACAAATGGGGGATACGGGAACGCATCGAAACCGCAAAAGTTATTGAGGCTTGGGCCAATTTAGCCGGTCCGCAAATCAATGGGGTTACAGAGGCGGTATGGTTTAAAAATGGGCGCCTCTTCGTCCACATCATTTCACCAGCATGGCGGCAAGAATTGTACATGCGCAGAGCAGAGTGGCTTAGACGACTAAACGAAGAGTTAGAGACTGGTAGGGTAGAAGAAATTGTTTTTCGGTAG
- a CDS encoding DUF1572 domain-containing protein, with protein sequence MDNDYLDSIRKQFGYYKMLGDKTFLQLNDDKLFWKYNDDSNSIATIVKHLWGNMLSRWTDFLTSDGEKEFRDRDAEFENDIKNREELLERWNEGWSCLFNAINALTPNDLDKIIYIRNQGHTVTEAINRQLAHYPYHIGQIVFLGKMLAENGWTSLSIPKGDSQVYNTNKFSKPRQRGHFTDEYISDEK encoded by the coding sequence ATGGATAATGATTATTTAGACAGCATAAGAAAACAATTCGGGTATTACAAAATGCTCGGCGACAAAACATTTTTGCAACTGAATGACGACAAGTTATTCTGGAAATATAATGACGACAGCAACAGTATTGCAACTATTGTAAAACACTTATGGGGAAATATGCTTTCGCGTTGGACAGATTTTTTGACTTCGGATGGAGAGAAGGAATTTCGTGACAGGGATGCTGAATTTGAAAACGATATTAAAAACAGAGAAGAACTTTTAGAAAGATGGAACGAAGGGTGGAGTTGTCTTTTCAATGCAATCAATGCTTTGACACCCAACGACCTTGACAAAATTATTTATATACGCAATCAAGGACACACCGTAACCGAAGCAATTAACCGACAACTTGCACATTATCCATATCATATTGGACAAATTGTTTTTTTAGGCAAAATGCTTGCTGAAAATGGATGGACTTCATTATCAATACCAAAAGGAGACTCACAAGTTTATAACACGAACAAATTTTCAAAACCAAGGCAAAGGGGACACTTTACAGATGAATATATAAGTGATGAAAAATAA
- a CDS encoding MmcQ/YjbR family DNA-binding protein gives MNEFATLYDYLIQKRGATETFPFGEDVLVMKVMGKMFALIRINEIPTKINLKCHPERALALRAQYDAIQPGYHMSKQHWNTITVGDIPMSLVFELIDHSYDLVVASLKKAERMSLA, from the coding sequence ATGAATGAATTTGCAACACTATACGACTATCTTATCCAAAAACGTGGTGCAACTGAAACGTTCCCTTTTGGGGAGGATGTTTTGGTGATGAAGGTAATGGGTAAGATGTTTGCACTAATCCGCATTAACGAGATCCCTACCAAAATCAACCTCAAATGTCATCCAGAGCGGGCTTTAGCACTACGTGCGCAATATGATGCCATTCAACCCGGCTACCATATGAGTAAACAACATTGGAATACTATTACCGTAGGCGATATTCCCATGTCTTTGGTATTTGAATTGATAGACCACTCATACGATTTGGTGGTAGCCTCCCTCAAAAAAGCGGAACGAATGTCACTAGCGTGA
- a CDS encoding S8 family serine peptidase: MRSKLAALALGLSLFSFGCDDIQTSEAIPDTDTASLSVKNGDIVPGQYIVVLKKGVSTEAYLNSALNKTMKEPLYTFDAIQGFQGVTVQLSNEQLEAVKKDPQVDYVEQDRFIVLNNPSASAKPGGGGGTSPAQTTPWGITRVGGAANGVGLRACVLDTGVDLDHADLTVDIANSRTFITSGKDAQNADDGNGHGSHVAGTIAAKNNTIGVIGVAAGATIVAIKVLNSQGSGTNSGVIAGVNYVAAGGTSLCSAANMSLGGGVSTALDDAVRNAAATGVKFALAAGNESQDANLSSPGRINAPNVITIAATNSSDQLASFSNYNASIVDWAEPGVSINSTWKGGGYNTISGTSMATPHATGLLLLGGPRSDGRQSSADPNGARYYIGVR; the protein is encoded by the coding sequence ATGCGTTCCAAACTAGCTGCACTTGCACTGGGCCTAAGTCTCTTTAGTTTTGGATGTGACGACATTCAAACTTCTGAGGCGATACCAGACACAGACACAGCGTCACTTTCTGTTAAAAACGGAGATATTGTTCCCGGACAGTACATCGTTGTCCTCAAAAAAGGAGTCTCTACAGAAGCCTATTTAAACAGTGCGCTGAACAAAACCATGAAGGAACCCCTCTACACCTTCGACGCCATACAAGGATTTCAGGGTGTAACGGTTCAACTTTCCAACGAACAACTTGAGGCCGTTAAAAAAGACCCCCAAGTAGATTATGTCGAACAGGATCGCTTTATCGTACTCAACAATCCTTCGGCATCTGCTAAACCCGGTGGTGGCGGTGGCACCTCGCCTGCACAAACCACCCCATGGGGGATTACTCGTGTTGGCGGAGCAGCCAATGGCGTTGGCCTTCGTGCATGTGTATTGGATACCGGGGTGGACTTAGACCATGCAGACTTGACCGTAGATATTGCCAACAGCCGTACCTTTATTACTAGTGGTAAAGACGCACAAAACGCGGATGATGGAAACGGCCATGGTTCACACGTTGCCGGAACTATAGCCGCAAAAAACAATACGATAGGGGTTATTGGTGTAGCTGCGGGCGCTACAATTGTTGCCATTAAGGTGCTGAACAGTCAAGGTAGCGGAACCAATTCTGGCGTCATTGCAGGGGTAAACTACGTCGCTGCTGGTGGTACAAGCCTATGCTCCGCTGCTAACATGAGCTTGGGAGGTGGGGTAAGTACGGCTTTAGATGATGCGGTACGGAATGCTGCTGCAACAGGTGTTAAATTTGCTTTGGCAGCAGGAAATGAAAGCCAAGATGCCAACCTCTCGTCTCCGGGTCGGATAAATGCCCCGAACGTGATCACCATAGCTGCTACAAACAGTTCTGACCAACTTGCTTCCTTCTCCAATTACAATGCAAGCATTGTTGACTGGGCAGAACCCGGTGTCAGCATCAACTCTACTTGGAAAGGCGGTGGATATAACACGATTAGTGGAACTTCTATGGCAACCCCACATGCAACTGGGCTTTTGTTGCTTGGAGGTCCGAGAAGTGATGGACGTCAATCTTCAGCAGACCCAAATGGTGCGCGGTACTATATCGGCGTTCGATAA
- the gmk gene encoding guanylate kinase: MMKIVVLTAPSGSGKTTIAKALLAQFPLMRFSVSATTRPKRPYEQHGRDYFYMSEESFRAKIAEDAFIEYEEVYPGLFYGTLRSEIERIATSGIALLDIDVEGAQNVKEQYGEHALTLFIKPPSLEVLRARLLARETETPESLERRLKKAAYEMSFADKCDIVILNDDLDTAVAEAMAHVHQFLTSRAAKSV; this comes from the coding sequence ATGATGAAAATCGTTGTCCTGACAGCGCCAAGCGGCTCCGGAAAAACCACCATTGCCAAAGCACTTTTGGCTCAATTCCCGTTGATGCGATTCTCCGTTTCGGCGACAACCCGTCCAAAACGCCCGTATGAGCAACACGGACGGGACTATTTCTATATGTCAGAAGAGTCCTTCCGTGCAAAAATTGCTGAAGATGCGTTTATTGAATACGAGGAAGTATATCCGGGCTTGTTTTATGGTACGCTACGCTCCGAAATTGAACGGATTGCCACTTCTGGCATTGCGCTTTTGGACATAGATGTGGAGGGGGCACAAAATGTGAAGGAACAATATGGCGAACACGCCCTGACCTTATTCATCAAACCACCGAGTTTGGAAGTCTTACGAGCGCGTTTACTTGCACGAGAAACCGAGACCCCAGAATCGTTGGAACGACGATTAAAAAAAGCAGCCTATGAGATGTCTTTTGCGGACAAATGCGATATTGTGATTTTGAACGACGATCTGGATACGGCTGTTGCCGAGGCGATGGCACACGTACATCAGTTTCTGACGAGCCGGGCAGCTAAATCAGTTTAA
- a CDS encoding DNA alkylation repair protein yields MEEKFSLKDHLFNQPKVAQLAKDLARVYPAFREKAFVDEVATAFPVLELKQRIAHIRTCLHTHLPPTYQEAVKVLLNALPAPLDESRSDKDFGDFIYAPFSDYVAHYGCTRQELAFSLAALREITKRFSAEDAIRYFINAFPEETLATLLTWTQDPNYHVRRLCSEGSRPMLPWSQKLSWPPETALPILDRLFADPTRYVTRSVANHLNDLAKRMPDLVLNRLNIWSEMGKQDAAEMAFLQKHALRTLVKTGHPAALTLLGFGDHQDISVTEVNHDASVQMGNALSFGFEVSANSPKTISIDYVMHFQNKQGNLAGKKVYKLRVAHLTTNRPLIVEKKHLLRRNMTTRPLFPGTHKVEIQVNGAILAHFFFELLP; encoded by the coding sequence ATGGAAGAAAAATTCTCTCTGAAAGACCATTTGTTTAACCAACCCAAAGTGGCTCAATTGGCCAAAGACCTGGCACGGGTTTATCCGGCGTTTCGGGAGAAGGCTTTTGTGGACGAGGTGGCTACGGCGTTTCCGGTTTTGGAGCTAAAACAGCGTATTGCCCATATCCGCACTTGCCTTCATACGCATTTGCCGCCAACCTACCAAGAGGCCGTCAAGGTATTGCTCAACGCCCTGCCCGCACCATTGGACGAAAGCCGGAGCGACAAAGATTTTGGCGATTTTATCTATGCCCCATTTAGTGATTATGTGGCGCACTATGGATGCACACGTCAGGAACTTGCGTTTTCATTGGCGGCACTGCGCGAAATTACCAAGCGATTCTCCGCCGAGGATGCCATCCGGTACTTTATCAATGCTTTTCCAGAAGAGACCTTGGCCACCTTATTAACATGGACGCAAGACCCGAATTACCACGTCCGGCGCTTGTGTAGTGAAGGCAGCCGCCCCATGCTTCCTTGGTCACAAAAATTATCGTGGCCGCCCGAAACGGCTCTCCCAATTCTGGATCGCTTGTTTGCTGATCCTACCCGATACGTGACCAGAAGTGTGGCAAACCATTTGAATGACCTTGCCAAACGTATGCCAGACCTCGTCTTGAACCGGCTAAATATTTGGTCTGAGATGGGCAAACAAGATGCTGCTGAAATGGCTTTTTTGCAAAAACATGCTTTACGAACGTTGGTGAAAACAGGACATCCTGCGGCATTGACACTTTTGGGCTTTGGTGACCACCAAGATATTTCCGTAACGGAAGTCAATCACGACGCATCGGTACAAATGGGCAACGCCCTGTCTTTTGGATTTGAAGTGAGTGCCAATTCCCCCAAAACCATTTCCATAGACTATGTGATGCACTTCCAAAACAAACAAGGCAACCTTGCGGGTAAAAAAGTCTATAAACTGCGAGTGGCTCATCTGACGACAAACCGGCCCCTTATCGTTGAAAAGAAACACTTACTTCGCCGGAACATGACTACCCGTCCTCTTTTCCCCGGCACGCACAAAGTGGAAATTCAGGTTAATGGAGCCATTTTGGCACATTTCTTCTTTGAGTTACTTCCGTGA
- a CDS encoding TIGR02206 family membrane protein produces the protein MSVEVPPFVWYGPYHLSALALSFLFIGALAYLGRSYQTPQQQRLIAQCLVAAFIGFYGWITFLEVQGGFWSLAEGLPFHLCDISAITLSYAALTRKFWAFEAGYFWGLGGGLAGLFMPELAYEDIYAAPFFLWHTLLVATPLYLVIGYGLRPTFGGIFRTLGITALLALPIGFADWLIPNANYMFLGHAPIAADALRMPDWPYYIPYMGVLGLILFTLLYAPFWIWSRLKPA, from the coding sequence ATGTCGGTTGAAGTACCACCTTTTGTTTGGTATGGCCCGTATCACCTTTCGGCGCTTGCCTTATCTTTTTTGTTTATAGGAGCCTTGGCCTATCTCGGCAGGTCTTACCAAACGCCACAGCAACAACGCCTCATCGCCCAATGCTTGGTTGCGGCCTTTATCGGGTTTTACGGTTGGATCACGTTTTTAGAAGTTCAAGGTGGTTTTTGGTCGCTTGCCGAGGGCTTGCCTTTTCACTTGTGCGACATCTCGGCCATTACGTTGTCTTATGCTGCCCTCACCCGCAAATTTTGGGCATTTGAAGCGGGGTATTTTTGGGGACTTGGTGGTGGACTTGCCGGATTGTTCATGCCAGAATTGGCTTATGAAGACATTTATGCAGCGCCCTTCTTTTTATGGCATACTTTATTGGTGGCTACACCGCTGTATTTGGTGATCGGTTATGGCCTTCGCCCCACTTTTGGGGGGATTTTCCGAACATTGGGCATTACCGCACTTTTGGCACTTCCCATTGGCTTTGCGGATTGGTTGATTCCCAATGCGAACTACATGTTTCTGGGCCATGCCCCCATTGCCGCCGATGCGTTAAGGATGCCCGATTGGCCGTATTACATTCCTTATATGGGTGTTTTGGGACTGATCCTTTTTACCCTTTTGTATGCTCCTTTTTGGATTTGGTCGCGCCTCAAACCTGCTTAA
- a CDS encoding NUDIX pyrophosphatase: protein MTQNLVRVVDVYPYRKTDQGHEFLLLRRAVGVVYAKQWRMIGGKIHPQESAWQTGLRELYEETGRIPHLFWVLPSINTFYNWATDTICHTPAFAAELQADPILNHEHDAFAWFSAQEAIQYLAWDEQKRLLMLLNQVLSEKRLLSDWIIPHLRETTHI from the coding sequence ATGACGCAAAATCTGGTTCGCGTGGTAGATGTTTATCCTTATCGTAAAACAGATCAAGGGCATGAGTTTTTGTTGTTACGGCGTGCGGTCGGTGTTGTCTATGCCAAGCAGTGGCGCATGATCGGCGGAAAAATTCACCCGCAAGAATCGGCTTGGCAAACGGGTCTTCGTGAACTATATGAAGAAACCGGGCGAATACCGCACCTCTTTTGGGTTTTGCCGTCCATAAATACCTTTTACAACTGGGCGACGGATACCATTTGTCACACACCTGCCTTTGCTGCGGAATTACAAGCAGACCCCATCTTAAACCACGAACATGATGCTTTTGCATGGTTCTCGGCACAAGAGGCCATCCAATATTTGGCATGGGACGAGCAAAAAAGATTGCTCATGTTGCTGAATCAGGTATTAAGCGAAAAGCGGTTACTGTCCGATTGGATCATTCCACATTTGCGCGAGACTACACATATATAA